TGTCCCTCCGTCACCGATTCGGAAGTGAGGAGGAAGCGTTCTTTTTCCATGAGCCGGTCACAACCTTTCCTTTTGGCAGGTCGGCCGCCGGATGCATACGACAAAAAGACCCCAACGGGAGAGGGGGGCGGCCAATCACCGCTTATACCCCGAAAAGGGGGATCTGTCAACGGCCCTAAGAGTATTCGATGGGGACCCTCAAGAGCTGCATGTTGCCCTCTTCGGAGGAGAAACCCAGCCGCCGCAGAAAGGGACCGAGGTCGCTGGTGTAGGTGACGATGAGAGGAATGGGTCTGACGGCAGGATGATCGAGGGCATAGCGCAGGAGCGCTGTGCCGAGGCCCCTGCCCTGGTGATCGGGGTGGACGAGGATGTCCCAGAGGGAGCCTCTGAAGACGAAGTCGGTCAAAAGGCGGCAGAAGGCGACGAGGCGGTCGTCGTGGCGCACGGAGAAGCAGAGGCTGCTGCCCCGGATCATCCTGTCGATCTGCTCCAGCGAGCGGCTTTTGCCCCAGTGGGTGAAACGGTAGAGGTCGATGAGCTCGGACGGGGCGAGGGCAAGCTTGCTGTCGTAGAAGAGGTAGCCGTCCGGCTGAAAGGCCCTATCCAACGTCTCCGGCCCTTACGTATCCCTCGGCAACGCCGAGGGATAGGCCCTGAAGGATTTTCTTCAGGTCTCCCCGGGCGTCACTTTTCACGGGAAGCTGGACGATCTGGCCCGTGCCGCAGCGGGGGCATATCCAGGTGGTGCGGGCGACGCCGTCCCTATCGGGCGTGCCGGCGAGAATCTTCATTTCGCCGCAGAGTTGGCAGGCGACGATGAGCATGGCTCCATCTCCTTCAGGGGATATCTTCGACGTGAAGTCGGACCCGTACGGGGCCTTCGCTGTAGGTCTCCTCATCGACGACGACGACGACGCGGGCTTCCGAGGTTCGATCGGAGAGGGATTCGACGGCCTCGAAAAACTCGGTGGCCGTCAGATTGCCGACGGTTTTGTGGAGCGGATCGGGAAGGAGTCCGTCCGACACGGCCAGGGCGTTGACCTGGCGCAGAAGGGCGTAAAGGGACTCCTCCACCTGCTGGCGATTCTGTCCGGCCGGCATGATCTTTTCTATAAGGATCTGACCGGCCCCGTAGACGCGGGCACTGACGTAGGTCCGGGGATCGAGGGAGACCGTCTCGCCCCGGAGGGCGTTGGAGGCGGCGAGAAAGCGCAGGACCAGGCGATGAGGCGATCCCGTGAGGGTTTCGACGAGGTAGCTCTCGGCCGAAGAGCTGAGGTTGAAGCGGACGTCCTCGACGTCTCCCCCGAAGCGGAGGGCCACGAAGTGACGGGCCCGGTTGCGGGCCTCGGCGATGAGGACCTCCACCTCGTGGCGACGGCTTCCGGCGGGGACGGGAACCTGAGAGAGAAGCTCGCCGGCGAAGACGACGATATGTCCCTCGCGGACCTCGTCGAGCCCCTCTCGAAGACCGTCTGCCTCGGCCTTGAGGCCGGAGACGACCGATTCGAGTTCCTTCCTGTTTTTCTTGAGGGTCTGCGTCTCCCCCTCGAGCCGTTTCTTCTCCGACTCGGCCTGTTCCAGCCGGGCCCGCACGTCGGAAAGGTCGCTCTGAGCGGCTTCGAGACGTTTTTCGATATCGAAGAGCTCCTGCTGTTTTGTCAGAAGAGAACTCTGGCTTTCGAAAAGCTGCTGCTCCATGTCGACGAATTCTTCGCGGCTCTCCTGAAGCTGGCCCGTGAGTTCCGTGATCTGGCGCTGGACGTATTTCATGCTGAAGAGGGCCGTACGGACGCTGTCGGAGGCGACGGAGAGGACCGCGAGGATTCCCAGGGCGATGAGAAGGCCTGTGACGGCCGTGATGATGGACGAGGTATCGCGCGGCCTGAGGCCGAAAAGGGAGATGCGCTTCTTTCCGATGCGCATGCCGAGACGATCTCCCGCGTAGGCGACGATGGAGCTGACGAGAAGCACGGAGAGGATGAGCTGCCAGTTCATCTCTCCCAAAGTCAGGATCATCTCATCGCCCCCTTTCTCCTCACAAAGCTATCACAAAGCCTTTGCCGACGCCATCGGTAAAGCCTGCCTTTCGTGCCCCGGCGGCGTTCGTCTTCCTTGTTGTATGGTTCGGAGCTGCATGGTTCGGACTGTCCGGCGGCGACGTCCGATGTCCCCGGAATAGGGCGATCCCCCTCGGGGCCGCGAGAACTCGATTCTCCATACCTTGATTCTCCATACAAGGAGGAAGGGGACGCCTTTTCGGCGTCCCCTTCCTCCTCGGGGAGAGAGCGCGGTCGCGACGGGGGACTAGAGGGTCTTGAGCACGCTGCGGGTGATCTCGATGCCCCGAGCCAGATCCTCGACGGGGACGTTGAGGGCCGGACGGTAGCGGATGGAGGAGCCGCCGCAGGGAAGGATGAGCATCCTCTTCGCCCAGAGGGCCTTGAGGACCTTGTCGCGGTCGGCGGCGTTGCGGAAGTCGTAGGCGCACATGAGTCCCTTGCCCCGGACGTTGCAGAGCAGGTGGGGGAACTCGGCCTCCAGTTCCTTCAGACCGTTGTAGAGGGCCGGACCGGCCGTGTTCGACACGTAGTCCAGAATGTTGTCGTCGCGGTAGATCTCCAGGTAGCGCGTCGAACGGACCATGTCGACGACGGTGCCGCCCCAGGTCGAGTT
The DNA window shown above is from Aminithiophilus ramosus and carries:
- a CDS encoding GNAT family N-acetyltransferase, whose product is MDRAFQPDGYLFYDSKLALAPSELIDLYRFTHWGKSRSLEQIDRMIRGSSLCFSVRHDDRLVAFCRLLTDFVFRGSLWDILVHPDHQGRGLGTALLRYALDHPAVRPIPLIVTYTSDLGPFLRRLGFSSEEGNMQLLRVPIEYS
- a CDS encoding alcohol dehydrogenase; protein product: MLIVACQLCGEMKILAGTPDRDGVARTTWICPRCGTGQIVQLPVKSDARGDLKKILQGLSLGVAEGYVRAGDVG
- a CDS encoding DUF3084 domain-containing protein, whose product is MILTLGEMNWQLILSVLLVSSIVAYAGDRLGMRIGKKRISLFGLRPRDTSSIITAVTGLLIALGILAVLSVASDSVRTALFSMKYVQRQITELTGQLQESREEFVDMEQQLFESQSSLLTKQQELFDIEKRLEAAQSDLSDVRARLEQAESEKKRLEGETQTLKKNRKELESVVSGLKAEADGLREGLDEVREGHIVVFAGELLSQVPVPAGSRRHEVEVLIAEARNRARHFVALRFGGDVEDVRFNLSSSAESYLVETLTGSPHRLVLRFLAASNALRGETVSLDPRTYVSARVYGAGQILIEKIMPAGQNRQQVEESLYALLRQVNALAVSDGLLPDPLHKTVGNLTATEFFEAVESLSDRTSEARVVVVVDEETYSEGPVRVRLHVEDIP